The Spirochaeta isovalerica genome includes a window with the following:
- a CDS encoding NAD-dependent epimerase/dehydratase family protein codes for MDRAFVTGATGFVGSTLVDDLLRKGIKVKCAVRKTSSLRWLEGKDVETDLVDLMDPDDIARSMEDCRYVFHLAGTLFAGSEKEYIEGNIRSTAHMVEAALRHRKSIKRFVYVSTIIAAGASSTGKPMTESDDCTPFSWYGKSKFEAEKYILGFKDKLPVTIIRPGAVYGPRDYAMFASFKLSRTGINIILGERNKVGSVIHVQDLAVGISAAALSGKAAGEVYFMAHQKPMRQEEFGETVIRAMGKRPFDVVIPYFLLKIASSLSEMYSRISGSKPILNHQKLLELKEPFIVCSSEKAKRDFGFEASIPLDEGIRSTLQWYRENNWL; via the coding sequence ATGGATCGGGCTTTTGTAACCGGAGCAACGGGATTTGTGGGCAGCACTCTGGTCGATGATCTGCTGAGGAAAGGGATTAAAGTCAAATGTGCTGTCAGAAAGACATCCAGTCTGCGCTGGCTCGAAGGGAAGGATGTGGAAACCGATTTGGTCGACCTTATGGATCCCGACGATATAGCCCGTTCCATGGAAGACTGCCGATATGTATTTCATCTGGCGGGGACGCTCTTCGCCGGATCGGAAAAGGAGTATATCGAGGGGAATATCCGTTCCACCGCCCATATGGTTGAAGCGGCTTTACGTCACCGAAAGTCTATAAAGCGCTTCGTCTATGTATCAACCATTATCGCAGCCGGTGCCTCTTCGACGGGGAAACCCATGACAGAGAGCGATGACTGCACCCCTTTCTCCTGGTACGGAAAAAGCAAATTCGAAGCGGAAAAATATATTCTGGGTTTTAAGGATAAGCTCCCCGTTACGATTATCCGCCCCGGAGCGGTTTACGGGCCGAGGGATTACGCCATGTTTGCCAGTTTCAAGTTGAGCCGCACGGGGATTAATATCATTCTGGGAGAGCGGAATAAAGTGGGAAGCGTCATACATGTACAGGATCTTGCCGTGGGAATCTCAGCTGCCGCCCTGTCCGGGAAAGCCGCCGGGGAAGTGTATTTCATGGCTCACCAAAAACCCATGAGGCAGGAGGAGTTCGGCGAAACCGTTATCCGGGCTATGGGAAAGAGGCCTTTTGACGTTGTCATTCCCTATTTCCTATTGAAAATAGCCTCTTCATTAAGTGAAATGTATTCAAGGATAAGCGGCAGCAAACCGATTCTCAATCATCAGAAGCTTCTTGAGCTGAAAGAGCCTTTTATCGTCTGTTCCAGCGAAAAGGCAAAGAGGGATTTCGGTTTTGAAGCTTCGATCCCTCTTGACGAAGGTATCAGATCCACTCTTCAGTGGTACCGTGAGAACAATTGGCTTTGA